Proteins co-encoded in one Atribacteraceae bacterium genomic window:
- a CDS encoding site-specific integrase produces the protein TRTFREPSRLTVEEWFTVWLNDYMKPSLRATTWESYKYQVNGHIIPALGRLKVVELQTAHIQRLYNDKLRGGRLDGKEGGLTPKSVRYIHTVIHSCLEQAKKEGLLTVSPADAVRLPKREQKDIHYLDSDGIKHFLGIARESKHFAAFYLTLNTGLRRGELLGLRWKDVDFANGQIAVNQGLVRVTGKGLVFQEPKTKLSNRVIGLCPAALSVLREHKKKQAENRLLVGNGYNGGIDLVFANEIGGPVDPRAFTRVFERLIKAAGLDVTFHGLRHTFATIALESGVDIKTIQETLGHHSAAFTMDVYSSVTGKMKREAADKVGTLLASLMVK, from the coding sequence ACCAGGACTTTTCGCGAGCCGTCAAGGCTGACAGTTGAGGAATGGTTTACCGTATGGTTAAACGACTACATGAAACCCTCACTGCGCGCCACCACATGGGAAAGCTACAAATACCAGGTCAATGGCCACATCATTCCGGCCTTGGGGCGCTTAAAGGTTGTCGAGCTACAGACGGCGCACATTCAGCGACTATACAACGACAAACTGCGGGGCGGCAGACTGGATGGTAAGGAAGGCGGCCTGACACCAAAGAGCGTCCGCTATATTCATACCGTCATACACTCCTGCTTAGAGCAGGCGAAAAAAGAAGGCTTATTGACCGTCAGCCCGGCGGATGCGGTGCGGCTACCGAAGCGCGAGCAGAAGGACATTCATTATCTGGACAGCGATGGCATAAAGCACTTCTTGGGGATTGCCAGAGAAAGCAAGCACTTCGCGGCCTTCTACCTGACATTGAACACCGGACTGCGGCGCGGGGAGCTGCTTGGCCTGCGCTGGAAGGATGTGGACTTTGCGAATGGGCAGATTGCCGTTAATCAGGGGCTGGTACGGGTGACAGGAAAAGGGCTGGTGTTCCAGGAGCCGAAAACAAAGCTGTCTAACCGGGTGATAGGGCTTTGCCCTGCCGCGCTATCCGTCCTTCGGGAGCATAAAAAGAAGCAGGCTGAGAATCGGCTTCTGGTGGGCAACGGGTACAACGGGGGCATAGACCTGGTATTTGCCAACGAGATAGGCGGACCTGTTGACCCCAGGGCGTTTACCAGGGTGTTTGAACGGCTGATAAAGGCGGCGGGACTGGACGTTACCTTCCACGGTTTGCGGCATACCTTCGCCACCATAGCCTTGGAAAGCGGTGTTGACATCAAAACTATCCAGGAAACGCTGGGGCATCATAGCGCGGCATTCACAATGGACGTTTACAGCAGCGTTACGGGCAAGATGAAGAGGGAGGCCGCGGACAAGGTTGGTACCCTGCTGGCTTCCCTGATGGTGAAATAA
- the pilM gene encoding pilus assembly protein PilM: MLGVDLGSYSLKYCLSRKKRDMTFAIEKTGDFIHNGEMSADGNIRSSDSMANTIRNVWKKNRLSREICLSYYHPRMVVQNISLPEMSASELENALRWEAGSIITGEDRFQIGWEILGKADGKMEILFTATPAAAVAEYLSLFKTAGIRVEAMEPHALSLIRGFLGLHPAFSRDTSLVLVETGFRKSTILYFENGKLVFVRYFGWGLQKIWEVLKESHGLLPAEILEMFKRGSISEDIPYQMEEAIAQAASDLLSEINRSFSFFLNKFGEHSLKNCFLVGGGAGLLSLRSYLVNNLNIALNDPSGPPPAPSLENMRLLPAIGVSLWS; encoded by the coding sequence ATGCTGGGGGTCGATCTTGGTTCTTATTCTCTCAAGTATTGTCTGAGCCGGAAAAAACGGGACATGACCTTTGCAATAGAAAAAACCGGCGACTTCATTCACAACGGGGAAATGTCCGCTGATGGAAATATCCGAAGTAGCGACAGCATGGCAAACACCATCAGAAACGTTTGGAAAAAGAACCGACTAAGCCGAGAGATCTGCTTGTCCTACTACCACCCCCGGATGGTGGTTCAAAACATCAGCCTTCCGGAAATGTCGGCGTCGGAATTGGAAAACGCCCTGCGCTGGGAAGCGGGTTCCATTATTACCGGGGAAGATCGGTTTCAGATCGGATGGGAAATCCTGGGAAAAGCGGATGGAAAAATGGAGATTCTCTTCACCGCAACCCCGGCGGCAGCTGTCGCCGAGTACCTGAGTTTGTTCAAAACCGCCGGAATCCGGGTGGAGGCCATGGAACCCCATGCCCTGAGCCTGATACGGGGCTTTCTGGGATTACATCCCGCCTTCTCTCGGGACACCTCCTTGGTCCTCGTTGAAACGGGATTCCGCAAGAGCACCATCCTGTATTTTGAAAACGGGAAGTTGGTCTTTGTCCGGTATTTTGGCTGGGGATTGCAAAAAATCTGGGAGGTGCTCAAAGAAAGCCATGGTCTTCTTCCAGCGGAAATTCTGGAGATGTTCAAGCGGGGGAGTATCAGCGAGGACATCCCTTACCAGATGGAAGAAGCCATCGCTCAGGCCGCTTCTGACCTGTTGTCCGAGATCAACCGGTCGTTTTCCTTTTTTCTGAACAAATTTGGAGAGCATTCCCTGAAGAACTGCTTCCTGGTCGGTGGCGGAGCGGGGTTGTTGTCCCTCCGTTCTTATTTGGTGAATAATCTCAATATCGCCCTCAATGATCCGAGTGGCCCCCCACCGGCTCCCTCACTGGAAAATATGCGCTTACTTCCGGCCATCGGTGTGTCGTTATGGAGTTGA
- a CDS encoding PilN domain-containing protein, which yields MELKSFYPVKLNLLPIQYRVQKTPHWVRLFFTVLLIGASTFTGYAVAILNFRIDLVGLTIETLEREAAYLRELNHRMQEVQQEIHRIEGRVTILQDLVLREPEWLNIIEAIGVSMPPDLFLEEASFGPDHISFSGYSVSIFSLASFIESLSGYRKYFTSAEFQSLSLQEGMYFFTLSLELNQS from the coding sequence ATGGAGTTGAAATCATTCTATCCGGTCAAACTGAACTTACTCCCCATCCAGTACCGGGTTCAAAAAACGCCGCACTGGGTTCGCCTTTTTTTTACCGTCCTCCTCATCGGTGCGAGTACGTTCACCGGGTATGCTGTCGCAATCCTGAACTTCCGCATTGACCTGGTCGGCTTGACCATCGAGACCCTGGAACGGGAAGCGGCTTATCTGCGGGAGTTGAACCACCGCATGCAGGAAGTCCAGCAGGAAATCCACCGGATCGAAGGCCGGGTCACCATATTGCAGGACCTGGTCCTGCGGGAACCGGAATGGCTGAACATCATTGAGGCGATCGGAGTGAGCATGCCCCCGGATCTCTTCCTCGAAGAGGCGTCTTTTGGCCCGGACCACATCAGCTTCTCCGGGTATTCGGTCAGTATATTCAGTCTGGCCAGTTTCATTGAATCGCTGTCTGGCTATCGGAAGTATTTTACAAGCGCCGAATTCCAGTCCCTGTCCCTGCAGGAAGGGATGTATTTCTTCACCCTCTCCCTGGAACTCAACCAATCATGA
- the pilO gene encoding type 4a pilus biogenesis protein PilO, producing MNIKQSWPFILLGWAGGIVLAFFFILEPLVVELDTLQDRQAALEGEVTTLRRRVVNLEPLERRLLALQETALILEARLPEEKEIPDLLITIEEAAILSNVEIRSFVPQTTTATENYVEVPFGANLHTRYHDFLLYLNHLRGSDRLIQVRDFALRKDLADTFLVEVNLVTFTVEKNGESP from the coding sequence ATGAACATCAAGCAGAGCTGGCCGTTTATTCTCTTGGGTTGGGCGGGAGGCATTGTCCTCGCGTTCTTTTTTATTCTTGAGCCGCTCGTCGTTGAACTGGATACTCTCCAGGACCGTCAGGCGGCGCTGGAAGGAGAAGTGACCACCCTGCGGCGGAGGGTGGTAAACCTGGAACCTCTGGAGCGCAGGCTTCTGGCTTTGCAGGAGACCGCCCTGATATTGGAGGCACGGCTTCCGGAGGAAAAGGAAATTCCCGATCTCCTAATAACCATCGAGGAAGCGGCGATTCTTTCCAACGTGGAGATTCGTTCTTTCGTTCCTCAAACTACAACCGCAACGGAAAACTATGTCGAGGTTCCCTTCGGCGCAAACCTCCATACCCGTTACCATGACTTTCTGCTTTACCTGAACCATCTTCGGGGCTCGGACCGCCTGATCCAGGTCCGGGACTTTGCCTTGCGTAAAGACTTGGCCGATACCTTTCTGGTGGAGGTGAACCTGGTCACCTTTACCGTGGAAAAAAATGGGGAATCTCCATGA
- a CDS encoding shikimate kinase: MGSGKTRVGKVLAQSTGWTFLDLDALIVEKTNCSIPEIFSRYGEGYFRELETETLREKSSLHQTVLSTGGGLPGREENWKILERSYLTVYLKCTFNVCYKRIFGDRNRPLLAQFPDRQSLLALYQKRIPYYERSRVIIDTAHRTPNAIAREIVLRARTADSSQG; encoded by the coding sequence ATGGGCTCGGGGAAAACCAGGGTCGGAAAAGTTTTGGCGCAAAGTACCGGATGGACTTTTCTTGACCTCGATGCCCTGATCGTCGAGAAAACCAACTGCTCAATCCCGGAAATCTTTTCCCGTTATGGAGAAGGTTATTTCCGTGAACTGGAAACAGAAACCCTCCGGGAGAAATCCAGCTTGCACCAGACCGTTCTCTCTACCGGGGGAGGACTTCCCGGAAGGGAGGAGAACTGGAAAATACTGGAACGGAGTTATCTAACCGTTTATTTAAAATGCACCTTTAACGTTTGTTATAAAAGAATCTTTGGAGATCGGAACCGGCCCCTTTTGGCGCAATTTCCCGATCGGCAGTCCCTCTTGGCCCTTTACCAAAAACGGATCCCATATTATGAACGCTCACGTGTTATAATTGACACGGCACACCGGACACCCAACGCCATAGCCAGGGAGATCGTTTTACGTGCGCGAACTGCGGATAGTTCTCAGGGATAA
- the aroB gene encoding 3-dehydroquinate synthase, which yields MRELRIVLRDKAYSVLIDQVLFASGTWDSIFSTPIVTGAIITNATVARFHLARIRDLIRKAIPHLTEIVLPDGEEYKTLSTVEAIYHRLAEAGLDRRSVLIALGGGVITDMTGFAASTYLRGIPYYQVPTSLLAQVDSSVGGKTGVNLPAGKNLVGTFYQPEGVLIDLSFLRTLPAREFREGLSEVAKAGFLAGGDLFALLKNQPEALAEPDGPALAEAVALSIDYKRGIVEQDERESGIRAVLNYGHTLGHALERAAGYGALRHGEAVAMGMAGEALVGVRLGLVDSGFYTEQAAILRSLDLPVKATVPVSRATFFQALWQDKKREAGHLRFALVERPGKPLFGIPVTASLIDDILPEMIEVIEP from the coding sequence GTGCGCGAACTGCGGATAGTTCTCAGGGATAAAGCCTACTCAGTTCTCATTGACCAGGTTCTTTTTGCCTCGGGTACCTGGGATAGCATATTTTCCACACCTATCGTGACCGGAGCGATCATCACCAATGCGACGGTTGCCCGTTTTCATCTTGCCCGCATTCGAGACTTAATTCGCAAGGCGATTCCCCACTTGACCGAAATTGTTTTACCTGATGGGGAGGAATATAAGACCCTTTCCACCGTAGAAGCCATCTACCACCGGCTGGCTGAGGCCGGGTTGGACCGCAGGAGCGTCCTCATTGCCCTTGGTGGCGGGGTGATCACCGATATGACTGGGTTCGCCGCTTCGACTTATCTGCGGGGTATCCCCTATTACCAGGTTCCTACCAGCCTTTTGGCCCAGGTCGACAGTTCGGTAGGGGGCAAAACGGGAGTCAACCTGCCTGCGGGAAAAAACCTGGTCGGTACCTTCTACCAGCCGGAGGGGGTCCTCATCGACCTTTCTTTTCTAAGGACCTTGCCGGCAAGGGAGTTCCGGGAAGGATTAAGCGAGGTGGCCAAAGCCGGTTTTTTAGCCGGTGGAGACCTCTTTGCGCTTCTCAAAAATCAGCCGGAAGCCCTGGCTGAACCGGACGGTCCAGCGCTTGCTGAGGCGGTGGCTCTTTCCATCGACTACAAGAGGGGGATCGTAGAACAAGACGAGCGGGAGAGCGGGATCCGAGCGGTCCTTAACTACGGCCATACCTTGGGGCATGCCTTGGAACGGGCGGCCGGCTACGGGGCGCTTCGCCACGGTGAAGCGGTAGCAATGGGAATGGCCGGTGAAGCTTTGGTCGGTGTCCGGCTGGGCTTGGTGGATTCGGGTTTTTACACCGAGCAGGCCGCTATCCTGCGTTCCCTGGACCTTCCGGTCAAAGCGACGGTGCCAGTCTCACGAGCAACTTTTTTTCAGGCCCTTTGGCAGGACAAAAAAAGGGAGGCGGGCCATTTGAGGTTCGCCTTGGTGGAGAGACCAGGCAAGCCACTGTTTGGCATTCCGGTCACGGCATCGCTCATAGACGATATTCTCCCGGAAATGATCGAGGTGATCGAACCATGA
- the aroQ gene encoding type II 3-dehydroquinate dehydratase has protein sequence MKLLFLFGPNLNLLGSREPAWYGTRNFEWICETIQREGKKRGVDVTIFQSNHEGAIIDRLHSAREEVDGIVFNPGAFTHYSLAIRDALQAVNIKTIEIHMSNIYQREEFRHRSVIAPVCFGQISGLGWFGYLLAMDAFLLEKDNR, from the coding sequence ATGAAACTACTGTTCCTGTTTGGTCCGAACCTGAACCTGTTAGGATCGCGCGAACCAGCTTGGTATGGCACGCGAAACTTTGAATGGATTTGTGAGACAATCCAGCGAGAAGGTAAAAAAAGGGGGGTAGACGTCACTATTTTTCAGTCAAACCATGAAGGGGCGATTATCGACCGCCTGCACAGCGCCCGGGAAGAGGTGGACGGGATCGTCTTCAATCCCGGAGCTTTCACCCATTACAGCCTGGCTATTCGTGACGCCTTACAGGCGGTAAACATAAAAACCATCGAGATCCATATGTCCAACATCTATCAGCGGGAAGAATTCCGCCACCGCTCGGTGATCGCTCCGGTCTGCTTCGGCCAAATCAGCGGCCTGGGGTGGTTCGGTTACCTCTTGGCCATGGATGCTTTCCTCCTGGAAAAGGATAACCGATGA
- a CDS encoding Xaa-Pro peptidase family protein — protein MNYAWRLGELRKRLARERQLPMLITTMSNIFYLTGFLGSLAFLLISDEKEKPLFFCDGRYVSQAQEETNGRVDLILYERKPLEKIRDLVRARGHQALYIEDALSVSAYQNLNKAEYETIAIASPVNSLRMIKSPEETRTMERALAISEEAFRKIRCLIQEGISERSLALELDYQLLLLGADNTAFPTIVASGERAACPHARPSSRTLRKGDPVIFDWGARVDGYCADITRTVIVGTGPSPFRETLRTLREAQRTLEKTLQAGMSGKDADLLCRKELDKTGLGQYFTHGLGHGVGIDVHEEPRLNQDSDTVLAAGMVVTVEPGVYLPGQGGARIENLVLIGTGESRVLNKLSAIW, from the coding sequence ATGAACTATGCCTGGCGCCTCGGCGAACTCCGCAAGAGGCTCGCTCGGGAAAGGCAACTTCCGATGCTCATCACCACCATGAGCAATATATTCTATTTGACCGGCTTTCTCGGCTCCCTGGCTTTTCTTCTGATATCCGATGAAAAAGAGAAACCCTTATTTTTTTGTGACGGGCGATACGTGAGTCAAGCCCAGGAAGAAACCAATGGCCGGGTCGACCTGATCCTCTATGAGAGGAAACCGCTGGAAAAAATCCGGGATTTGGTTCGCGCGCGAGGGCACCAAGCCCTTTATATCGAAGATGCCCTCTCCGTAAGCGCCTATCAGAATCTGAATAAAGCCGAGTACGAAACTATTGCGATCGCTTCTCCGGTGAACTCTCTACGTATGATTAAATCACCGGAAGAAACCCGGACCATGGAACGGGCGTTGGCTATCTCGGAAGAGGCTTTTCGGAAAATCCGCTGTCTCATCCAGGAGGGGATCAGCGAACGCTCGCTGGCCCTTGAACTCGATTATCAACTCCTTCTTCTCGGGGCCGATAATACTGCGTTTCCCACTATCGTCGCCAGCGGTGAACGGGCGGCCTGCCCCCATGCTCGGCCCTCTTCGAGAACCCTCCGGAAGGGAGACCCGGTGATTTTTGACTGGGGCGCACGAGTGGATGGTTACTGCGCGGACATCACCCGGACGGTCATCGTCGGCACCGGCCCATCGCCCTTCCGAGAAACCCTCCGAACCCTCCGGGAAGCGCAGCGTACGCTCGAAAAGACCCTGCAAGCGGGGATGAGCGGAAAAGATGCCGATCTGCTCTGCCGGAAAGAACTTGACAAAACTGGTCTTGGACAGTATTTTACCCATGGCCTCGGTCATGGTGTGGGAATTGACGTTCATGAAGAACCTCGCCTGAATCAGGACAGCGATACCGTCCTCGCTGCTGGAATGGTGGTCACCGTGGAACCGGGGGTTTATTTGCCGGGACAGGGGGGAGCCCGGATCGAGAATCTGGTTTTGATCGGAACCGGAGAAAGCCGGGTCCTCAACAAGCTATCAGCCATATGGTAG
- the efp gene encoding elongation factor P yields MADFLSSNDLRVGTAIEVDGVLYIVTAFQHTKPGKGGALIKTKVRDVTTGFIVEKVFRAGEKIARAILEEKKAQYMYHDGANYHFLDLENYEERVLSENVVGEATDFLIENLEVEFLMYEDTIISVNLPSYVELKVTEAPPGIKGDTASGGNKPATLETGLIIQVPLFINRGDLIRVDTRSREYLERASR; encoded by the coding sequence ATGGCTGATTTTTTATCCAGCAACGATTTGCGGGTAGGGACGGCCATCGAGGTCGATGGCGTCCTCTACATCGTTACTGCTTTTCAGCACACTAAACCGGGCAAGGGTGGGGCGCTGATCAAAACCAAAGTCCGGGATGTCACCACCGGTTTCATCGTGGAAAAAGTATTCCGGGCCGGGGAGAAAATCGCCCGGGCTATTCTGGAAGAGAAAAAAGCGCAGTACATGTATCATGATGGAGCAAACTACCACTTCTTGGATCTCGAAAACTACGAAGAACGGGTTCTTTCGGAAAATGTCGTCGGAGAAGCGACCGATTTTCTCATCGAGAACCTGGAAGTGGAATTTTTAATGTATGAAGATACGATTATCAGCGTCAACCTTCCTTCCTACGTTGAACTGAAGGTGACCGAAGCGCCACCCGGAATCAAGGGAGATACCGCTTCTGGTGGCAACAAACCTGCAACACTCGAAACGGGATTGATAATCCAGGTTCCCCTCTTCATCAATCGGGGTGACCTGATCCGGGTGGATACCCGAAGCCGGGAATATCTCGAGAGAGCTTCCCGGTGA
- a CDS encoding Asp23/Gls24 family envelope stress response protein codes for MKYVDVATAGGKVTFPMKVLLKIARRIILSVPGVDSLEKNNEDSIKIEVQRNVFSFNLYLVFNLSKRVPEVSWNLQRKLKECFEGKTGLRVERINVHIQEFSAFGLNNEFQPPPFLG; via the coding sequence ATGAAATATGTCGATGTCGCCACGGCGGGGGGAAAAGTGACTTTCCCTATGAAGGTTTTACTCAAGATAGCGCGACGCATCATCCTCTCTGTCCCGGGAGTCGACTCTCTGGAGAAAAATAACGAGGATAGCATCAAGATAGAAGTACAACGCAATGTTTTTTCCTTTAATCTCTATTTGGTGTTCAACCTGTCTAAAAGGGTCCCGGAAGTGTCCTGGAACTTGCAGCGTAAGTTGAAAGAATGTTTCGAAGGGAAAACGGGGCTGCGAGTTGAACGTATCAATGTTCATATTCAGGAATTCTCGGCCTTCGGATTAAACAATGAATTTCAACCGCCACCCTTTTTGGGATAA
- the nusB gene encoding transcription antitermination factor NusB — MRRQVREKALQVLYQKDLLDVPLREIFLRMDLPEIWSEDDRSFFYRLTSGVADQLTSIDRILTAYTEGWTLPRMPAIDRNILRIAVFEIFFLPEISLKVAINEAVILGKKFGSEDSGRFINGVLGRVARTTMHEERETLRDKTGEEDVHH, encoded by the coding sequence GTGCGCAGGCAGGTAAGAGAGAAAGCTCTTCAGGTACTTTACCAAAAAGATTTGCTCGATGTCCCACTCCGAGAAATTTTCCTCCGGATGGATCTACCTGAAATCTGGTCCGAGGACGACCGTTCGTTCTTTTACCGATTGACGAGCGGCGTCGCTGACCAGCTTACCTCGATCGACCGGATACTTACCGCGTATACCGAGGGATGGACCCTGCCGAGGATGCCTGCGATAGACCGGAATATCTTGCGTATTGCGGTTTTCGAAATTTTTTTTCTCCCGGAAATATCACTCAAGGTAGCCATCAATGAAGCGGTGATACTCGGAAAAAAGTTCGGAAGTGAGGATTCCGGAAGGTTCATCAACGGAGTCCTTGGCCGGGTGGCCCGCACGACGATGCACGAAGAACGAGAGACGCTAAGAGATAAAACCGGGGAAGAAGATGTCCATCACTGA